The region GGAATACTCCTGCCTGCGGAATGGCGGGAAGTCGGAAAAGTTCCAAAGTGTTCGTGAGCGGCACAGGGTCGCTCAGCCCAGAAACGGGCCTCGAAGTCGTTCAAGACCCTCACAATGACTTAGGGTACGCCTGCCAAAGTTCAACGCGCCGGCGTCTGAACGGCAAGCCCTTGCCTAAAGCACGTCATCGGCCAATGGCTTGCCGCTCTGGTTCGAGTCGATGATTTTCCTGACCTCTTTGATCAGCTGTTCACGGTCCTCGCTCGGGCTCTCGGCCTGTGCGGAGCTGAGTTCGGTCAAAACGGCCTTCAGCCAGCTCTTGCGGTCATCGGCCGAATAGCCCTCGTCGGCGAGGACATCCTGTATTTCGTTCAGCCTTACCTGCTTGCTCGAATGAGGCACATTCAACTTGCGTTCTGCTTTTTCTGTCATTGATCCCCGGTTCCAATTGACTGTCCAGGAAATAAACGAAACAGCGTCGGCTTGGTTCCCATGCGGGGCGGGGACCGTGCCGCGAACACAGTCAGACTGGAGCTGTCCGCGCCAAATTGATCATGCCCCGGATGCGCAGCCGGGTCTTGACGTCGTTCATGATCCGGAGGACCTGGTGCTGTCCCGGCCGTACACGTCCACGAGCCTGCGCAGATTGTCGGAGATGATCCTGAACTCTTCCGCCCGCGCCTGCTGCTCGGCGAAACCTTCCTGGATCACGGCGCCGGGATCCTCCTGGTGGTCCTTCACGCGGCGGCGCTCGTCGAGCCATTCGTAAAGAACCGCCCGTTTTTCCTCGTCCTTCGCCAATAGAAAGAGCACTTTCGTCAGGATATCGCGATGGGCGGTGAGGCGTCCCTCCGCTTCATCCTCGCTCATGCCAAGCGTCCCGGTGTGCATGTCTTTCTCGCCGTGCGGATCCATCAGTGCCGGACCTCCAGCACCGTCTTGCCGCGGCTGTGTTCCATTTTCTGCACCTCCTGGGCCTGGCCGGCCTGCGACAGCGGATAGGTCCGCTGGACTTCCACGCGGATCTGGCCCTGATCGATGAATTGCGCGATGGCATAAAGCTGCTTGCCGTTCGGCTTGGCCATGAAGCCCGTTGCCCTGACGCCGTATTCCCGCGCCTTTTCAACGTCCGGCTCGTTCAGCGTCGAGACCAGCCGGCCGCCGGAAACGAGGACCTCGAACGAGCGGTCCTGCGTGTCACCTCCGATGAGGTCGAGGACGAGGTCGACCGGTCTGACAACCTCCTCGAAGCGTTCCGATTCATAATCAACCACCTGATCGGCACCCAGCCGCGTGACGAAGTCGATGTCGAGCTGGCTGACCGTGGTTGCCACCCATGCGCCGCGGGTCTTGGCCAACTGTATGGCGAGATGCCCGACACCGCCTGCGCCGCCATGGATCAGCACCCGCTGGCCGCGGCGCAGTCCCCCGCAATCAAAGAGGCCCTGGCCCGCGGTCATCGCGGCGAGCGGCACGGCGGCAGCTTCCGTCATTGTCAGTTCGCGCGGTTTGGGCGAGAGATACCCGACATTGACCGCGACGTAGTCGCCATAGCCTCCGGTCTCCATGTCGAGAAAGGCAAATACCTGCTGGCCGATCTTGACGTCGGTCACGTCCTCACCGAGTTCAACGACCTTGCCGGCAATGTCCCTTCCGGGAACGATCGGAAGATCCCTCTCCTGGACCACCGGATATTTGCCTTCGCGGATCTTCCAGTCGACGGGATTGACGCTTGCGGCGTGGACTTCAACGAGAACCTGTTTGCGTCCGGGCGACGGCTTGTCAACTTCTTCAAACTGCAGAACGTCCGGATCTCCGAATGCGTGCATTCGTACGGCGTACATGGTTTTCCTCCCTCGACGATTTCAGGGCGCGCTTTTGGGACCGGAAGTGGCGCCAGCTTCTGGTGGCTGTCGCCCGCCGGGCATGCGCTTCTTTTTAGGGCACGGACGCACAAAATTGGACGCACTGGTCGCTTTGGAGCGGCAGCGTCAAAGCCCTTGGCCGATGCACAAAGACCGCCCTGCGGAGTTATCCTCTCCGCTCCTTGCCGTTTAGACGCCGGTGCGTTCAATTTTATGCGTCCGTACTCTTGTTGAACCCGAATCCGGCCGGTTTTGTTCCCCTGCCAGTCAGAATTCTCCGCCATCCGGCGGGCTGGCGTCGCTTACTCCACAAGCGCGTAAGCAGAGAGAAAACGGGGCCTGCGAGCGCGGTTCATTTCCAGGGAGAACCGGTCTTCGGCCGCTATATGCCGCCGGCGTGCCACTGCGCCGGAAAATCTTCCCGATGATGCCGCAAAGGCTTGAAATCGCCTTGGCGTGCGGACATTCTGCAACCGGAAGACGTGCCATCTTGAGGTCAGGAGGAGAGATGACCGGCCACTGGCTTGCGCTTTACACATTCGGACAGTTCGGCTACCGGGCGGACCACCCACGCGTCGACCTGTTCCACACCGCCGAACCCGGTGTCTGGGCGGCCATGGAGCGCGCCGAGGGCTTCATCGCCCGCTCCGGCTACGAGGACGAACCCGGGACGGAAAGCTGGGGCGAACAGGTGTTTCCGAAATACTGGACCGACAATGGCGACGGCTGGGCCCCGTCCACCATCTCGCTCTGGCAGAACCTGGAATCGGCCCTCGCTGCGGTTTACCGCGGTCTCCATGCCGAGATCCTGAAGCAGGGACATCTCTTCATGCAGGAAGCGGCGGACTATCCGCCCTATGTGCTTTGGTGGGTGCCGGAAGGTCACCAGCCGGACTGGGCCGAGGCTGTCGAACGGCACGAGTATCTTGGCGACAACGGCCCCACCACGCGGGCCTTCACATTCAAGAGCGCCTTCGACCCGGCGGGAAAGCTCGTGACGGCGAACGGCGCCGCCGCACGGCAGATAGCCGAACGCAATCGCCTTCGTGCGGACGTGCCCAGGGCAGTTCAGTAATCAGAAGAAGATGTCGTCGAGATCGTCGGATTGCGTCTGAGGTGCCTGCAAGGCAGAGGTGCTGTCCTGCGCCTCCCCGAAAAGACCGTCATGAACGCGCCGTTCGCGGTCCATCGTGTAAGCGGCGCGCAATCTGCCCAGCTGCTCCAGGTCGATGATGGACCGGTCGAGCATCTCCGGTGCGACAGGCGCGCATGCACGCAACGTCTTGACGGCGGAACGGGGGTCTTTGGCCTGAACGTGCAACTGTGCCGCCCGGCCCGGCGTACCGGACGGACGGCATCCAACTATAATCGAATAATCATGGTGCCCTGACGCTCTTCCATCGGCATGGGGGACGGGCCGACCGAAGCGGCAGATGATCGACGATTGGCATGCTTTGTCTCCTTTTGCTGGTTCGTCAGTTTTCGATGACGACGATTTCAGCCTTCATGTTGGGGTGGAAAACGCAGTAGTAGGTGGACGTTCCGGCGTCCGGGAACTCGATCCGCGCCGACTGGCCTTTCTTGAGTTCGCCCGTGTCCCAGAGCGTGTCGTCTTCGGTGGCGGTATGCGGTGCGGGATCGGTATTGACGAATTCGACCGTATCGCCGCGTGTGATGGTGAGCGTCGCGGGAGAGAAAACGAATCTCTCGATGACGACCTGATGGTTCTCACCGGCATGTGCAGCCGGCGCGGCGATGAGGAAAGCCAGGGCGGCACCCGTCAGGGTGCCGCCGAAGCACGCCGAGCGAACGGCCTCACGAAGCGCAGGCAAGGTCCGCGACCATTTGCTCGGCGTGAGCCTCATGTGCCTTGAAGGTGACAAGTGCATCTTCCAGGAGCGACTTGAGCTGCGGAACGGTCGCCCAGTGAATGAACTTCTCCCCGACGGTCTGGTTGACGACCTGATGATAGCCGAGCTCGTTCTGTGCATAGGCGCAGTCGAACGCCTTGCCGGAGAGTTCGACGAATTCGGCGCGCTTCTCGGCCGCACCTTTGACGAGCACCTGGCTCAGGTCGTTATCCTGCGGCGTCACGTTGAGTTCTTCGATCAGCGCGCCGGCCTCCGCATTCACCGCGGTGTGGTCGCGGATCATCAGGCTGGCGAACTCGCGAACCGCGTCGTCCTCGCTCAGTGCCAGCGCCAGATGGGCATAGCGGATGTCGAGCTGGCCGGCGGTATAGGCGGTGTGGGCGATTTCAAGATCGTTCATCGCCGCTTCGTCCGCAATGGCGGTCCCGGACAGGACGGCGCCCAGAAGCAGCGTGGAAAGCAGGTGGTTTTTCATGGTTCAATCTCCTCTTTGGAATTACGACAGAGAGAGAAAGCCACAGCACAGCCGAACTGATAATGCGCAATCGTCCGCATTATCATTCAGATCGTTCAGGAACATGGACTAGCGGTCATGATCGGGTAAAATGTCCCCATGCTAGACCTGCTCAGTGATGTACTCACCCGTCTGTCTCTCAAGGGCACGCTCTATTTCCGCACCAGTTTCACACCGCCATGGGGTGTGCTCGTGCCTTCCTATGAGAATGTGGCCCGCTTCCACTTCGCCCATAGAGGCGACTGCATGGTGCGCGTGCTTACCACCGGCGAGACCGTCATGCTTGCTCAGGGCGATCTCGTCATCGTTCCGCATGGCGCGGCGCATGCGCTCTACTGCCAGCACACGGATCCGGAAGACAGCCTGCCGCTCGACCGGGTGTTCGAGCTTTCCGGCTACAAGGGCGAGGGCGTGCTCGTCCATGGGGGTGATGACGATGTCCGCACGACGCAATTGATCTGCGGGCATTTCTCGCTGGCGCCGGGATCCAGGCACCTGATCTTCGATCGGCTGCCCGCCTGCATCCACATTCAGAACTACGGCGCGGAGGCAGGTGCCTGGATGGAGGCGACGTTGCGCGTGATCAGCGGAGAGGCCGGCGGTACACGGCTTGGCGGAGACCTGATCGCGCTGAAGATGTCGGAGGCGATCTTCGCCCAGGCACTGCGCTCCTGGCTGGAACAGCAGGCCCGGACCGGCAACGAGCTGGCAGGCTTTGCCGACCCGCAGATCTCGCGCGCGCTCAACGCTTTCCACCGCGACCCGGCCCTGCCCTGGACGGTTGAAAGCATGGCCCGCGTCGCCGGGCTGTCGCGCACCGGTTTTGCCCAGCAGTTTGCCCGCAAGATGGGGGTGACGCCGATGCAATACGTGACCGGCTGGCGCATGCAGATCGCGCGCCAGGGGCTGGCCGAGCACAAGATGAACGTCGCCGATGCCGCCGCGCTGGCCGGCTATTCCTCCGAATCCGCCTTCTCGCGCGTCTTCAAGAAGGAGGTCGGCGTCTCGCCGGCCGGCTACCGCGCGAAGGCCGCTTTCGCCTGAGGTACCCGTTTCATTGCTGGCGAGTTCCGCCGGACTGTCTTGCGCAACAAAGCCAATCGTTCACGATCCTGCTCCGAGACGGAGCATGATCGATATGACCGATGCCGAAGTCGCGAGACATTGGGACGGCAATGTCATCAGTGAACCCGGGATGTCCGCCAGGGCTTCGATGTCTACCGGGATCTCTTCACATTCCCGGCTTTTCGACCCGGTTGCCTTAGCGGTTCACTCCCATTGCGGCCGTTGCCTGCTGACATAGAAGACCCGATCAAACCGTCTGAGCTGGATGGGCAGATAATCTCACATCGGAGATCGGCCTGTTAATATACATGATTTGAGTTTTTGTATACAAAACTCTTGACGCTGCACGCATGATGAGCAAGGTTCTGAGCGGGGGCTGTCAGTCAGGGCGTTCAGGGAGGAAATCACATGATCGCGAAATTGGTGCCAATGCTTGCCGCGGCTTCGGTCACGGCACTCGCACTTGGAGGAGTGGCCTCGGCAAAGGTGGTCGGGTTCAAGATCGTTGAGACGGTGAGCCCGGCCTTCGAAGGAGCGCAGTTCGAGGGCACCGGCCCCTATGAAAGGGTCGATGCCATTGCCGAATTCGCCATCGATCCCCGGTCGGAGCGCGGCCGCAGCATCGTCGACCTGGACAAGGCGCCCGTGGACGAGGCGGGGCTGGTGCGCTTCTCGACCGAAGTGACCATCCTGCGTCCGACCGATCCGGCAAAGGGCTCGGGCGTTCTGTTCTACGATGTGCCGAACCGCGGCCGGAACCTTGCCTTCATGCTGATGAACCTGGGAAGTTCCGCGGACCTTCCGGAAACGGCGGAGGATGCCGGCGACGGTTATCTGATGCGGGAGGGCTATACCATCGTCTGGAGCGGCTGGCAGTTCGACGCTCCCGACAACCTCCTGAACATTTCGCTGCCTGTCCTGCCGGAGGTGACCGGGCTCTCACGGGAAGAATTCGTCTTCGACAAGGCAGAGACCGTCAGCGTCGCGAAGCTCACCTATCCGGCGGCCGATCTCGATCCCGAAAGGGCCACGCTGAGCGTGCGGCGCACGCCGGAGGATCCGCGTTCGACGGCGCCCGGCCTGTCGTTTCAATATCTCTCTGCGACCGAGATCGAAATCACGCGTCCTGAGGGTATGGACGCCGGGGCGATCTATGAATTCACCTATCCAGCCAAGGACGCCGTGCCGGCCGGCCTGGCATTTGCCGCGACCAGCGACCTGATCTCTTATCTGCGCGGCAATCCCGGCCATGACGCGGAGCCCGTGCTGTCGGGGATCGAGCACACTCTCGGGCTCGGGATTTCGCAGTCGGGACGGTTTCTGCGCGACTTCATCTATCAGGGCTTCAATACGGACGAGGAGGGCGCCCGCGTCTTCGACGGCGCCATTCCCCACATCGCCGGCTCCCGCAAGACATTCACCAATTATCGCTTCGCACAGCCGGGCCGCTATTCGCGCCAGCACGAGGATCACGACTTCCCCGGCGATCAGTTTCCCTTCTCCTACGCGGAGACAACTGATCCGCTGAGCGGGGGAAGCGGCAGCATTCTTACCGCCTGTTCGCTCAGCGATACCTGCCCGAAGATCATGCACACCGATACGTCGACCGAGTTCTGGCAGGCGCGTGCGGCCCTCGTATCGACCTCAGCCACCGGCGAGGCGCTGACCATGCCGGACAATGTGCGCCTCTACTATTTGTCGGGCCTGCCGCATTTTACCGGCTGGCAGTCCTCCAGCAGCGAAAGTCCGCTCTGCCGGTTCCCGACAAATCCGATCAGTTCGGCGCCGGTGATGCGCGCGCTGCTCTCCTCGATACGCGACTGGGTCGTGGACGGGAAGACACCGCCCGACAGCCGCTATCCGTCCGTCGCTGACGGAACCCTGGTACCGCTTCAAGATCTGAACCTGCCTGCCTTCGGCACGGACACCTACATGCCCGTCTACAATGTCCTGCAGGTCCGCGATCATGCCGAGCTGCCGCCGGCGGATGGCGGTTCCTATCCCGTGCTCGTGCCACAGCTCGACAATGACGGCATTCCGTCCGGCGGCATCAAGGATCCCGCCGTCGCCGCGCCGCTCGGCACCTATTGGGGGTGGAACCTGCGCAACGAGGGTTTTGCAGGCGGCAACCTCTGCGGCCTGACCGGCAGCTTTGTAGCCTTCCCCGCGTCCGGCGATCACGCCGGAGACGACAGCCGCAAGCCGCTTTCCGGCCGCTATACCGACGCAGACGCCTTTCTGTCCGCCCTTTCGGCAGCGGCCGACGAACTGGTGGCGGCCGGTTATCTGCGTGCGGAAGATGCCGGCATGGTCATGGAGCGCGGCAGAACGATGTATCCATCGGACTGACCCGACGCAGCGAGGGGCCTCTTAAAAGAAGTCCGGTCAGGACGGTTGCAGAAAAGCCGTCCTGACCGCTGGGATCCGATAAGGGAGGACGTGCCCCTCAGAAGGCCTCGCGATACTGGTGCAGAGATCAACTTGATCGCGATTGTTTCAACGGAGCACTTTTCCGCTTGGACGAAAGCAATCGCCTGCATCGGTGACGGCGCCAGGATCACCTTCTACGGCTATCCACGCGTGTCAGCCGCTCAGCACCCCGCTTCGCCTGGCGACATGGGTTGAAATTGCGTCCATCAGCGCGGGAGAGAGCGCGTCGTAAGGCTGGAGCCCTATGTCGCTCAGCCTCGTACGGATTCCGGTCATCCGTTCGGGACTTACGCCGCCTTCTATGACAGACGAAACAAAGGCGGCGAATTCCGGCGGCGACCAGCCTTCGTCATCACTCAGTTCCGTATGCACGAAATCGAGCCCGTAGAAGGGGTGATCCGGATTTTCGATGCGGCCGAACATGTGCACACCGCATTCCTTGCAGGCATGGCGCTGAATGGCGGCACCGGGGTCGACGACCTGCAGTTTTTCCTCGCCCGACGTGACCTTGACCTTGTTCCGGTCAACAACGGCGATCTGCGAGAAAACCGCGCCATCCGGCTTCCAGCATTTGGTACAGCCGCAGGCATGGTTGTATGCGGTTTGAGCACCGACTTCCACCGTCACCGGATTGGTCGCGCAGTGGCATTTCAGCGTACCGCCGGAAAAGCCCGGCTTGGCCGCCGGATAGCCATTGTCAATGGCCGGATGCAGACTGATCATGAGGTTCCTCCGCTTTTGCGATGACGCCGGGCCGATCAGCATTCAGCTCGGTCGAGGTGAACGCAGCAAATCCCCAAATATCCGATTACCAGAGCATCGCTCAGGAGTTCTTCAGAACGCGGAACGCATGCTCCAGGGCGTCATTTTACCCTCCAAGCATTGTGACAAACCCGGTCTGAAGCAATACAGCGGAAAGTCTCGGTTTTCTGCGCGTTTTTGGACGAAGGAGGCTCCGGAAAAGGCTATGCGGGCCCTTCAGCGGATCTTGCGGCGCAGCATCGTGCGTTCCGGGTCGTAGCCCCAAAGCGCACCGAGCATGCACACGATGAACGTGATAACCACCCAAAGCAGTGCGGACCAGTTCATCTGGCCGTAGAGCGCGAAGCGGATCAACTCAACGGCATGGGTGAACGGATTGACGGCG is a window of Roseibium salinum DNA encoding:
- a CDS encoding alpha/beta hydrolase domain-containing protein, which translates into the protein MIAKLVPMLAAASVTALALGGVASAKVVGFKIVETVSPAFEGAQFEGTGPYERVDAIAEFAIDPRSERGRSIVDLDKAPVDEAGLVRFSTEVTILRPTDPAKGSGVLFYDVPNRGRNLAFMLMNLGSSADLPETAEDAGDGYLMREGYTIVWSGWQFDAPDNLLNISLPVLPEVTGLSREEFVFDKAETVSVAKLTYPAADLDPERATLSVRRTPEDPRSTAPGLSFQYLSATEIEITRPEGMDAGAIYEFTYPAKDAVPAGLAFAATSDLISYLRGNPGHDAEPVLSGIEHTLGLGISQSGRFLRDFIYQGFNTDEEGARVFDGAIPHIAGSRKTFTNYRFAQPGRYSRQHEDHDFPGDQFPFSYAETTDPLSGGSGSILTACSLSDTCPKIMHTDTSTEFWQARAALVSTSATGEALTMPDNVRLYYLSGLPHFTGWQSSSSESPLCRFPTNPISSAPVMRALLSSIRDWVVDGKTPPDSRYPSVADGTLVPLQDLNLPAFGTDTYMPVYNVLQVRDHAELPPADGGSYPVLVPQLDNDGIPSGGIKDPAVAAPLGTYWGWNLRNEGFAGGNLCGLTGSFVAFPASGDHAGDDSRKPLSGRYTDADAFLSALSAAADELVAAGYLRAEDAGMVMERGRTMYPSD
- a CDS encoding DUF4142 domain-containing protein; translated protein: MKNHLLSTLLLGAVLSGTAIADEAAMNDLEIAHTAYTAGQLDIRYAHLALALSEDDAVREFASLMIRDHTAVNAEAGALIEELNVTPQDNDLSQVLVKGAAEKRAEFVELSGKAFDCAYAQNELGYHQVVNQTVGEKFIHWATVPQLKSLLEDALVTFKAHEAHAEQMVADLACAS
- a CDS encoding AraC family transcriptional regulator, with amino-acid sequence MLDLLSDVLTRLSLKGTLYFRTSFTPPWGVLVPSYENVARFHFAHRGDCMVRVLTTGETVMLAQGDLVIVPHGAAHALYCQHTDPEDSLPLDRVFELSGYKGEGVLVHGGDDDVRTTQLICGHFSLAPGSRHLIFDRLPACIHIQNYGAEAGAWMEATLRVISGEAGGTRLGGDLIALKMSEAIFAQALRSWLEQQARTGNELAGFADPQISRALNAFHRDPALPWTVESMARVAGLSRTGFAQQFARKMGVTPMQYVTGWRMQIARQGLAEHKMNVADAAALAGYSSESAFSRVFKKEVGVSPAGYRAKAAFA
- a CDS encoding NADP-dependent oxidoreductase, yielding MYAVRMHAFGDPDVLQFEEVDKPSPGRKQVLVEVHAASVNPVDWKIREGKYPVVQERDLPIVPGRDIAGKVVELGEDVTDVKIGQQVFAFLDMETGGYGDYVAVNVGYLSPKPRELTMTEAAAVPLAAMTAGQGLFDCGGLRRGQRVLIHGGAGGVGHLAIQLAKTRGAWVATTVSQLDIDFVTRLGADQVVDYESERFEEVVRPVDLVLDLIGGDTQDRSFEVLVSGGRLVSTLNEPDVEKAREYGVRATGFMAKPNGKQLYAIAQFIDQGQIRVEVQRTYPLSQAGQAQEVQKMEHSRGKTVLEVRH
- the gfa gene encoding S-(hydroxymethyl)glutathione synthase, with product MISLHPAIDNGYPAAKPGFSGGTLKCHCATNPVTVEVGAQTAYNHACGCTKCWKPDGAVFSQIAVVDRNKVKVTSGEEKLQVVDPGAAIQRHACKECGVHMFGRIENPDHPFYGLDFVHTELSDDEGWSPPEFAAFVSSVIEGGVSPERMTGIRTRLSDIGLQPYDALSPALMDAISTHVARRSGVLSG
- a CDS encoding DUF3291 domain-containing protein, producing MTGHWLALYTFGQFGYRADHPRVDLFHTAEPGVWAAMERAEGFIARSGYEDEPGTESWGEQVFPKYWTDNGDGWAPSTISLWQNLESALAAVYRGLHAEILKQGHLFMQEAADYPPYVLWWVPEGHQPDWAEAVERHEYLGDNGPTTRAFTFKSAFDPAGKLVTANGAAARQIAERNRLRADVPRAVQ
- a CDS encoding cupredoxin domain-containing protein; translated protein: MPALREAVRSACFGGTLTGAALAFLIAAPAAHAGENHQVVIERFVFSPATLTITRGDTVEFVNTDPAPHTATEDDTLWDTGELKKGQSARIEFPDAGTSTYYCVFHPNMKAEIVVIEN